From Variovorax sp. PMC12, the proteins below share one genomic window:
- a CDS encoding FAD-dependent monooxygenase, whose product MENFAFAPAYELPVWPFTPPPELNSAKVVRHPIVIVGAGPSGLTLACDLAQRGVHAVLLDEDDTVGVRGASSRGICYAQKSLEIFERLGIYERIAAKGITWSFGRTFSGEQEVYNFNLQANSVSRQPPFINLQQFYVEWFLVERILELGRTEVRWKSRVTRVEQLADGVRLDIETPAGSYTIEADRLIDATGANSPIRAQLGIEAHASRSTDRWCISDVRFRKPLPTERWTWVDAPFNEGRGVWQHLMADGVWRIDYQMPEDCDTAHISKPEVAGARLREQLGPDVEFEFVWIGPYGYRDHLLDSFRHGRVFFVGDAAHVVSPFGARGGNSGIQDAANLGWKLALVAQGKAGDALLDSYDAERQPAAAQNLQVTSRSARFLAPRSPAEHTLRRAVVALAARHPFARALVNTGRMSVANDYPPAPALPEGGRTVQNLALRWTDGRGTTLMQLLAEGTQCIGLWFAPTREQARAALDATAALPLRLLAVGGDSGLPTLQPDEQLARHLGIGHAGGFVLVRPDAYRAAVLTQATPEAIAAALRTALAHDTAP is encoded by the coding sequence ATGGAAAACTTTGCATTCGCACCGGCCTACGAGCTGCCGGTCTGGCCCTTCACGCCCCCGCCCGAGCTGAACAGCGCGAAGGTCGTGCGCCACCCCATCGTGATCGTCGGCGCCGGCCCCTCGGGCCTCACGCTGGCCTGCGACCTCGCGCAGCGCGGCGTGCATGCGGTGCTGCTCGACGAGGACGACACCGTCGGCGTGCGCGGCGCGTCGTCGCGCGGAATCTGCTACGCGCAGAAGAGCCTGGAGATCTTCGAGCGCCTGGGCATCTACGAGCGCATCGCGGCCAAGGGCATCACCTGGTCGTTCGGGCGCACCTTCTCGGGCGAGCAGGAGGTCTACAACTTCAACCTGCAGGCGAACAGCGTCTCCAGGCAGCCGCCGTTCATCAACCTGCAGCAGTTCTACGTCGAGTGGTTCCTGGTCGAGCGCATCCTCGAACTCGGCCGCACCGAAGTGCGCTGGAAGAGCCGCGTGACGCGCGTCGAGCAACTGGCCGACGGCGTGCGCCTGGACATCGAGACGCCCGCGGGCAGCTACACCATCGAGGCCGACCGGCTGATCGACGCGACCGGCGCCAACAGCCCGATACGCGCGCAGCTCGGCATCGAGGCGCACGCCTCGCGCAGCACCGACCGCTGGTGCATCAGCGACGTGCGCTTCAGGAAGCCGCTGCCCACCGAGCGCTGGACCTGGGTCGACGCGCCCTTCAACGAAGGCCGCGGCGTGTGGCAGCACCTGATGGCCGACGGCGTGTGGCGCATCGACTACCAGATGCCCGAAGACTGCGACACGGCCCACATCAGCAAGCCCGAGGTGGCCGGCGCGCGGCTGCGCGAGCAACTGGGGCCGGACGTGGAGTTCGAGTTCGTGTGGATCGGGCCGTACGGCTACCGCGACCATCTGCTCGACAGCTTCCGGCACGGCCGCGTGTTCTTCGTCGGCGACGCGGCGCACGTGGTGAGCCCCTTCGGCGCGCGCGGCGGCAACAGCGGCATCCAGGACGCGGCCAACCTCGGCTGGAAGCTCGCGCTGGTCGCGCAAGGCAAGGCCGGCGATGCGCTGCTCGACAGCTACGACGCCGAGCGCCAGCCCGCCGCCGCGCAGAACCTGCAGGTGACCAGCCGCTCGGCGCGCTTCCTGGCGCCGCGCTCGCCGGCGGAGCACACGCTGCGCCGCGCCGTGGTGGCGCTGGCGGCGCGCCATCCTTTCGCCCGGGCGCTGGTGAACACCGGACGCATGTCGGTCGCCAACGACTACCCGCCCGCGCCCGCGCTGCCCGAAGGCGGCCGCACGGTGCAGAACCTGGCGCTGCGCTGGACCGACGGCCGCGGGACGACGCTGATGCAGCTGCTGGCCGAGGGCACGCAGTGCATCGGCCTGTGGTTCGCGCCGACGCGCGAACAGGCACGGGCCGCGCTCGACGCCACCGCCGCATTGCCGCTGCGCCTGCTGGCCGTGGGCGGCGACAGCGGCCTGCCCACGCTGCAGCCCGACGAACAACTGGCGCGCCATCTCGGCATCGGCCATGCGGGCGGCTTCGTCCTCGTGCGGCCCGACGCCTACCGCGCCGCCGTGCTGACGCAAGCCACGCCCGAAGCCATCGCCGCCGCGTTGCGCACCGCCCTCGCCCACGACACCGCCCCATGA
- a CDS encoding alpha/beta hydrolase family protein — translation MPELQLAVIDVKPGASMESQSGLQLLRPRIYGACQAPQGPKKVAAIVMHPTSNFMGHYLIGPLAERGICCMGLNSRFVGNDTVLLMERAIQDLGAGVQYLRAAGYEKVFLVGNSGGAALSAFYQAQAEKLTATHLPDGDPTHLHPGDLPPVDGIALCAAHLGRTRLMRDWIDPSVTDEHDPLSVDPELDMYDPRHRVPYDSDFLARFSAAQKARLDRIEQWCLDRLALLRNTPGAPRDQTFIVYRTHADPRCVDVSLDPNDRLPGSVWGDARQVNYSANAMGRTTSLTAFLSQWSSRSQADGPTNLARTTVPKLLLTYTGDQSTFPSTRDAWMAAGGSRIRNVDIVGGNHYLAGQPHLIPQAADAIAEFAHAL, via the coding sequence ATGCCTGAGCTGCAACTCGCCGTCATCGACGTGAAGCCCGGCGCCTCGATGGAGAGCCAGTCGGGCCTGCAGCTGCTGCGCCCGCGCATCTACGGCGCCTGCCAGGCACCGCAGGGGCCGAAGAAGGTCGCGGCCATCGTGATGCACCCGACCAGCAACTTCATGGGCCACTACCTGATCGGCCCGCTGGCCGAGCGCGGCATCTGCTGCATGGGGCTGAACTCGCGCTTCGTGGGGAACGACACGGTGCTGCTGATGGAGCGCGCCATTCAAGACCTGGGCGCCGGCGTGCAGTACCTGCGCGCGGCGGGCTACGAGAAGGTGTTCCTCGTCGGCAACTCCGGCGGCGCCGCGCTCTCGGCCTTCTACCAGGCGCAGGCCGAGAAGCTCACCGCCACGCACCTGCCCGACGGCGACCCGACGCACCTGCACCCGGGCGACCTGCCCCCGGTGGACGGCATCGCGCTGTGCGCCGCGCACCTGGGCCGCACCCGGCTGATGCGCGACTGGATCGACCCATCTGTCACCGACGAGCACGACCCGCTCTCGGTGGACCCCGAGCTCGACATGTACGACCCGCGCCACCGCGTGCCCTACGACAGCGACTTCCTCGCCCGCTTCAGCGCCGCGCAGAAGGCGCGGCTGGACCGCATCGAGCAGTGGTGCCTCGACCGCCTCGCGCTGCTGCGCAACACGCCCGGCGCGCCGCGCGACCAGACCTTCATCGTCTACCGCACGCATGCCGATCCGCGCTGCGTCGACGTCTCGCTCGACCCCAACGACCGCCTGCCCGGCAGCGTGTGGGGCGACGCGCGGCAGGTGAACTACTCGGCCAACGCGATGGGCCGCACCACCTCGCTCACGGCCTTCCTGTCGCAGTGGTCCTCGCGCTCGCAGGCCGACGGGCCGACCAACCTCGCGCGCACCACGGTGCCGAAGCTGCTGCTGACCTACACCGGCGACCAGTCGACCTTCCCGAGCACCCGCGACGCATGGATGGCGGCGGGCGGATCTCGCATCCGCAACGTCGACATCGTGGGCGGCAACCACTACCTGGCGGGCCAGCCGCACCTGATTCCGCAGGCGGCCGACGCCATCGCCGAGTTCGCCCACGCGCTGTAG
- a CDS encoding VOC family protein, giving the protein MPTPPPPVRGLHHFAWRCRDSEETRRFYEDLLGLPLAHVIKSDHVPSTGEYCPYVHIFFQMRDGSYIAFFDLGDDVAALPSPNTPAWVNHIALRVDSVDDLLAAKARLEGAGVEVLGVTDHHIIESIYFFDPNGIRVELTTPTVPQSEMDAHALRARADLDAWTARKAELRAARSASNA; this is encoded by the coding sequence ATGCCAACCCCACCACCGCCCGTGCGCGGGCTGCACCACTTCGCCTGGCGCTGCCGCGACAGCGAGGAAACCCGCCGCTTCTACGAAGACCTGCTGGGCCTGCCGCTGGCCCACGTCATCAAGAGCGACCACGTGCCGAGCACGGGCGAGTACTGCCCCTACGTGCACATCTTTTTCCAGATGCGCGACGGCTCGTACATCGCCTTCTTCGACCTGGGCGACGACGTTGCAGCGCTGCCCTCGCCCAACACGCCCGCATGGGTGAACCACATCGCGCTGCGCGTCGATTCGGTGGACGACCTGCTGGCCGCCAAGGCGCGGCTCGAGGGCGCAGGCGTCGAGGTGCTGGGCGTGACCGACCACCACATCATCGAGTCGATCTACTTCTTCGACCCCAACGGCATCCGCGTGGAGCTGACCACGCCGACCGTGCCTCAGTCCGAGATGGACGCGCATGCCCTGCGCGCCCGTGCCGACCTGGACGCCTGGACCGCGCGCAAGGCCGAGCTGCGCGCTGCGAGGAGTGCGTCGAATGCCTGA
- a CDS encoding LysR family transcriptional regulator — protein sequence MNLTLRQLRAFAAVAESGSFTAAAQQLHLTQSALSVLVRELEREMGVQLLHRNTRSVQLSEAGREFLPSVHRLLGDLAGAVAGVTDLRDKKKGLLRLAAPQLMACTLMPRVIAVYREAYPDVDVRLADTLPEHLLAGVSAGDVELAVGQDVAVDGAIERRTLFRDRHWLICPPEHAFANRRKVRWHELGPYTFIAPTRDFRQRVLPELAPAERDYMLRPGTQEVSYMTTALGMVASGLGLTVCPTYSAPLVRAHGLRMVRLESPDFHREVCVYSAARRSLSPAAAGFVEILEQFASAQQKA from the coding sequence ATGAACCTGACCCTGCGCCAGTTGCGCGCATTCGCCGCCGTGGCCGAAAGCGGCAGCTTCACCGCCGCGGCGCAGCAACTGCACCTCACGCAGTCGGCGCTCAGCGTGCTGGTGCGCGAGCTCGAACGCGAAATGGGCGTGCAGCTGCTCCACCGCAACACCCGCAGCGTGCAGCTGTCGGAGGCGGGGCGCGAGTTTTTGCCGTCGGTGCACCGGCTGCTCGGCGACCTGGCGGGCGCGGTGGCTGGCGTCACCGACCTGCGTGACAAGAAGAAAGGCTTGTTGCGGCTTGCGGCGCCGCAGCTCATGGCCTGCACGCTGATGCCGCGCGTCATCGCGGTCTACCGCGAGGCCTATCCCGACGTGGACGTGCGGCTGGCCGACACCCTGCCGGAGCACCTGCTGGCGGGCGTGAGCGCCGGCGACGTGGAGCTGGCCGTGGGCCAGGACGTGGCGGTGGACGGCGCCATCGAGCGCCGCACGCTGTTCCGAGACCGGCACTGGCTGATCTGCCCGCCGGAACACGCCTTCGCCAACCGCCGCAAGGTGCGCTGGCACGAACTGGGCCCCTACACCTTCATCGCGCCCACGCGCGACTTCCGCCAGCGCGTGCTGCCCGAGCTGGCGCCGGCCGAGCGCGACTACATGCTGCGCCCCGGCACGCAGGAGGTTTCGTACATGACCACCGCGCTCGGCATGGTGGCCTCGGGGCTGGGGCTCACGGTGTGCCCGACCTATTCCGCGCCGCTGGTGCGCGCCCACGGGCTGCGCATGGTGCGGCTCGAGTCGCCCGACTTCCACCGCGAGGTTTGCGTCTACAGCGCGGCCCGGCGCAGCCTTTCGCCGGCTGCCGCGGGCTTCGTCGAGATCCTGGAGCAGTTCGCCAGCGCGCAGCAAAAGGCCTGA